From Schizosaccharomyces pombe strain 972h- genome assembly, chromosome: II, the proteins below share one genomic window:
- the alt1 gene encoding putative alanine aminotransferase → MSDLDGFCQNAFSDLNSLNQQVFKANYAVRGALAILADEIQDDLLENPSSYPFSEIVYANIGNPQQMGQSPITFVRQVLSLCQYPTLLDHAEEKWFQNLFPTDVVQRSKMLLKESGSLGAYSASQGIPLVRRHVADFIRARDGFDCEPSDIYLTSGASHAARLIMTLIIARPTDGVMVPAPQYPLYGAQIDLMSGSMVSYSLSEENNWDIDFDQFKKSFDEASKKGINVRLCVVINPGNPTGACISENSMEKVLRFAKAKGIVLLADEVYQNNIYQNKFHSFRRKLGELREKEPDNHWDQVSLISVNSVSKGQFGECGQRGGYLDVVNIPEPAKDQILKLATIDICPPVAGQLLVDMLVNPPKPGDPSYDLFIKEVDEIHEALRLQCRQLYEGTKRMKRVSCLEPHGAMYLHPSVSLPEKLITTAKAQKIQPDEFYAIELLKRSGICVVPGSGFGQPEGDYHIRITFLAKGTEYIERFVKAHNEIMDLYE, encoded by the exons ATGTCGGACCTTGATGGATTTTGTCAAAATGCGTTCTCAGACCTTAATTCTTTGAATCAACAAGTATTTAAGGCAAATTACGCCGTCCGTGGAGCTTTAGCCATTCTTGCGGACGAGATCCAAGATGATTTACTTGAAAATCCTTCTTCATATCCTTTCAGTGAGATCGTCTATGCAAACATCGGTAATCCTCAGCAGATGGGACAGTCTCCTATTACATTCGTTCGACAGGTTTTATCTCTTTGCCAGTACCCTACCTTGTTAGACCATGCTGAGGAAAAGtggtttcaaaatttgttcCCTACGGATGTCGTACAACGATCCAAAATGCTCTTAAAGGAATCTGGAAGTTTGGGTGCCTATAGTGCTTCTCAAGGTATTCCGCTTGTAAGGCGACATGTTGCGGATTTCATTAGAG CGAGAGATGGATTTGATTGCGAGCCATCTGACATATATTTGACTAGTGGTGCCTCACACGCTGCCCGGCTTATAATGACTTTGATAATCGCTAGGCCAACAGATGGTGTAATGGTTCCCGCTCCTCAATATCCTTTGTACGGTGCCCAAATTGATCTCATGAGTGGATCTATGGTATCTTACAGCCTCTCCGAGGAAAATAATTGGGACATTGATTTTGaccaatttaaaaaatcatttgatGAAGCATCTAAAAAAGGTATCAACGTTCGTTTATGCGTGGTTATTAATCCCGGTAATCCTACTGGAGCTTGCATTTCTGAAAATAGCATGGAAAAAGTTTTGCGCTTTGCTAAGGCAAAGGGCATAGTATTGCTTGCCGACGAAGTCTAtcaaaacaatatttaCCAAAACAAGTTTCATTCTTTTAGGAGAAAACTTGGTGAATTAAGAGAAAAGGAACCCGACAATCATTGGGACCAAGTTTCGCTTATTTCCGTAAATTCTGTTAGCAAAGGTCAATTTGGTGAATGTGGTCAAAGAGGTGGATATTTGGACGTTGTTAATATTCCAGAGCCCGCTAAGGATCAAATCCTCAAACTAGCTACCATTGACATTTGTCCACCAGTTGCTGGTCAATTATTAGTAGACATGCTAGTAAATCCTCCTAAACCTGGTGATCCCAGTTATGATTTGTTCATCAAAGAAGTTGATGAGATTCATGAAGCACTGCGTTTACAATGCCGTCAGCTCTACGAGGGAACAAAGCGCATGAAGAGAGTTTCATGTTTAGAACCCCAC GGGGCCATGTATTTGCATCCCAGCGTCTCACTTCCCGAAAAGTTAATCACTACAGCCAAAGCTCAGAAAATTCAACCTGACGAATTCTATGCGATAGAATTGCTTAAGCGTTCAGGTATATGTGTTGTTCCTGGAAGTGGATTTGGGCAACCAGAAGGTGATTATCATATTCGAATCACGTTTTTGGCTAAAGGAACTGAATACATTGAACGATTTGTCAAAGCtcataatgaaataatGGACCTCtatgaataa
- the rpn7 gene encoding 19S proteasome regulatory subunit Rpn7 — MTEKARTVSDLTISQAIFELSSPFLENKSQKALDTLFSAIRDHDLAPLYKYLSENPKTSASIDFDSNFLNSMIKKNEEKLAEFDKAIEDAQELNGEHEILEAMKNKADYYTNICDRERGVQLCDETFERATLTGMKIDVLFSKIRLAYVYADMRVVGQLLEKLKPLIEKGGDWERKNRLKAYQGIYLMSIRNFSGAADLLLDCMSTFSSTELLPYYDVVRYAVISGAISLDRVDVKTKIVDSPEVLAVLPQNESMSSLEACINSLYLCDYSGFFRTLADVEVNHLKCDQFLVAHYRYYVREMRRRAYAQLLESYRALSIDSMAASFGVSVDYIDRDLASFIPDNKLNCVIDRVNGVVFTNRPDEKNRQYQEVVKQGDVLLNKLQKYQATVMRGAFKV; from the coding sequence ATGACAGAAAAGGCAAGAACCGTATCAGATTTGACCATTTCGCAAGCGATTTTCGAGCTTTCCTCGCCATTCCTTGAGAATAAGAGCCAAAAGGCTTTGGATACGCTTTTTTCTGCCATTCGTGATCATGATTTAGCTCCACTTTATAAATATCTTTCAGAGAACCCTAAAACATCGGCAAGTATTGATTTTGatagtaattttttaaatagtatgataaagaaaaatgaagaaaagttAGCAGAGTTTGACAAAGCGATCGAAGATGCCCAAGAACTTAATGGAGAACATGAAATTTTAGAAGCCATGAAAAACAAAGCTGATTATTATACGAATATATGCGATAGAGAACGTGGTGTACAGTTATGCGATGAAACTTTTGAACGAGCAACATTGACCGGAATGAAGATTGATGttcttttttccaaaatccGTTTGGCATACGTGTATGCTGATATGAGGGTCGTTGGTCAattattggaaaaattaaagcCACTTATTGAAAAGGGAGGTGATTGGGAGAGGAAAAATCGATTAAAGGCCTACCAAGGCATATATTTGATGTCAATCCGTAATTTTTCTGGTGCCGCCGACCTTCTCTTGGATTGTATGTCAACTTTCTCTTCCACCGAACTACTTCCATATTACGACGTCGTTCGATATGCCGTGATTTCTGGTGCAATTTCTTTAGATCGTGTTGATGTCAAGACCAAAATCGTTGATTCACCTGAAGTGCTTGCCGTGCTACCTCAAAATGAATCAATGTCTAGTTTGGAAGCATGTATCAACAGCTTGTACTTATGTGACTATTCCGGATTTTTTCGAACCTTGGCCGATGTTGAAGTTAATCATCTTAAATGTGATCAATTTCTTGTCGCCCATTATAGATACTATGTGCGTGAAATGAGAAGACGTGCTTACGCCCAGTTACTTGAATCTTACCGTGCTCTCAGTATCGATTCCATGGCCGCTTCCTTTGGCGTATCTGTTGATTATATCGATCGCGATTTGGCGTCATTTATCCCAGACAACAAGTTGAACTGTGTAATTGATCGAGTCAACGGTGTTGTATTTACAAACCGTcctgatgaaaaaaaccGTCAATACCAAGAGGTTGTTAAGCAGGGTGATGTTTTACTTAACAAACTCCAAAAATACCAAGCCACTGTTATGCGTGGTGCCTTTAAGGTATAA
- the brc1 gene encoding BRCT domain protein Brc1 produces the protein MLAAESSNKELFIKNDGKALSFPYDWKLATHVICDDFSSPNVQEGSKRSLRLAKTNWIRDCVDKNTLLNYSFYSCNPYLLFKGICASSCQIDSYQSSLIDDALETFGGRFSKGLMKSMTHLFTYSGMGAKCKKVLDKPSLSIKLIHPQWLLDCLQFGQLIDQDPYLFPNPSYKKNDSSISKAEPTSLFRNVLHGKRIYFSNDLNLPTNFRHSLQKFSVGIGAKIAESINDCDIFIGLKRDTIEFNLASNKNTTIGTISWLLNLFVLGSWKSPLLNALHYPFPSVGFLKDQMVAVTNYTDAARIYLEKLLLACGATYTKDLKPTNTLLIAASSYGQKYGAAKVWNIPTVHHSWLYSSFKNLSSQAFTDFPVPLDDSYMDFIFPCPLNVEKGSFEDTLKSSLTKGNSEVLLDDLSDPSVSSIKGNKTNEELEKEFKSTSDNFGKHIILTSSFSNQSADKGSSLAAEDDRNDEGSTITGVNRELQDEGRLEIDAKSSKTNTPPSPLLVGTPSKESLKEASSDDELPVLATKLVDNVIKEKSPLSLTPKVVVPSHKETYTDEKKLIDELDRVNPLNSSQLLRSKRKSAATALSMLQNVIMPDVLAFEREKKRRQTHRSVSSGEVSRESSESRNTNAKASKRVYITFTGYDKKPSIDNLKKLDMSITSNPSKCTHLIAPRILRTSKFLCSIPYGPCVVTMDWINSCLKTHEIVDEEPYLLNDPEKELELGCTLESALKRARAQGPSLLEDYVVYLTSKTVAPENVPAVISIVKSNGGVCSTLNVYNKRLARHLEDGNVVLITCNEDSHIWTNFLDNASQNKTIFLQNYDWLIKTVLRQEIDVNDRIADEFARAV, from the exons ATGCTTGCTGCTGAAAGTTCTAAT AAAGAATTgttcattaaaaatgacGGGAAAGCTTTGAGTTTTCCGTATGACTGGAAGCTGGCAACTCATGTTATATGCGATGACTTTTCCTCTCCTAATGTACAAGAAGGTAGCAAGAGATCCTTGCGTTTAGCAAAG ACGAATTGGATTAGAGATTGTGTTGACAAAAACACTTTGTTAAATTATAGCTTTTATTCCTGCAATCCTTATTTATTGTTCAAAGGGATATGTGCATCTTCCTGCCAGATAGATTCTTATCAGTCTTCGTTAATCGATGATGCCTTAGAAACTTTTGGCGGAAGGTTTAGCAAGGGTTTGATGAAATCAATGACTCATTTGTTCACATATAGTGGTATGGGTgcaaaatgcaaaaaagttttagatAAGCCTTCCCTAAGcattaaattaattcatCCTCAATGGCTTCTTGATTGCCTTCAATTTGGACAGTTAATAGACCAAGATCCTTATTTGTTTCCCAACCCttcttataaaaaaaatgattcatcaatttcaaaagcaGAGCCTACTTCGCTTTTTAGAAATGTTTTGCATGGGAAaaggatttatttttcaaatgatttaaatttgcCTACTAATTTTAGACATAgccttcaaaaattttcagtTGGTATTGGAGCGAAGATTGCTGAATCAATTAATGACTGTGATATCTTCATTGGCCTAAAACGTGATACCATTGAATTCAATCTTGCAAGCAATAAGAACACAACGATAGGTACCATTTCTTGGCTATTGAATTTGTTTGTGTTGGGTTCATGGAAGTCCCCGCTACTCAATGCACTTCATTATCCCTTCCCTTCGGTCGGCTTTCTGAAAGACCAAATGGTGGCAGTTACCAATTATACCGATGCAGCCCGTATATATTTGGAGAAGCTTCTTTTAGCATGTGGTGCTACCTATACTAAAGACCTCAAACCCACTAACACTCTTCTAATCGCTGCTTCTTCCTATGGTCAAAAATACGGTGCTGCGAAAGTTTGGAATATACCCACTGTACATCATTCTTGGCTTTATTCATCTTTTAAGAATTTGTCTTCTCAAGCTTTTACTGATTTTCCCGTTCCGTTGGACGACTCGTACATGgatttcatttttccaTGCCCATTGAATGTCGAAAAAGGTTCTTTCGAAGACACATTAAAATCCTCGTTGACTAAGGGAAACTCAGAGGTTTTATTGGACGATTTATCTGACCCTTCAGTGTCATCCATCAAAGGCAATAAAACGAATGAAGAACTAGAGAAGGAATTTAAAAGCACATCAGATAATTTTGGTAAGCACATAATACTTACTTCAAGTTTCTCTAATCAAAGTGCTGATAAAGGTTCAAGCTTAGCAGCTGAAGATGACCGCAATGATGAAGGTTCCACGATTACTGGAGTAAATAGAGAATTGCAAGATGAAGGGCGTTTAGAAATAGATGctaaatcttcaaaaactaaTACTCCTCCCTCTCCACTTTTAGTGGGTACTCCTAGTAAAGAGTCATTAAAGGAGGCTTCTTCGGATGACGAGTTACCTGTTTTGGCTACGAAACTTGTTGATAATGtcattaaagaaaaatccCCATTGTCATTAACTCCTAAAGTGGTAGTTCCTTCGCATAAAGAAACTTATACGGACGAAAAAAAGCTGATAGATGAGCTTGACAGAGTGAATCCACTCAATTCTTCACAACTTCTTCGAAGTAAACGGAAATCAGCGGCAACTGCCTTATCAATGTTACAAAATGTCATCATGCCAGACGTTCTTGCTTTTGAAcgtgaaaaaaaaagacgtCAAACACACCGGTCAGTTTCTAGTGGAGAGGTTTCGCGCGAGTCTTCAGAGTCTCGAAACACTAATGCCAAAGCTAGTAAAAGAGTATACATAACCTTTACTGGTTACGATAAAAAACCTAGTATCGATAATCTTAAGAAACTTGACATGTCGATTACTTCTAATCCAAGTAAATGCACACATTTAATAGCTCCTAGAATTTTAAGAACatctaaatttttatgcTCTATACCTTACGGACCATGTGTTGTTACAATGGACTGGATTAATTCTTGTTTGAAAACTCATGAGATCGTGGACGAAGAACCGTATTTATTGAATGATCCCGAAAAAGAACTTGAACTCGGATGCACTTTAGAATCCGCTTTGAAAAGAGCACGGGCACAAGGTCCTTCTCTGTTGGAGGATTACGTTGTCTATTTGACTTCAAAAACTGTAGCTCCTGAAAATGTTCCAGCGGTAATTAGCATTGTTAAGTCCAACGGAGGTGTTTGCTCAActttaaatgtttacaaTAAAAGGCTGGCACGTCACTTAGAAGATGGAAACGTGGTCTTGATTACCTGCAATGAAGATTCTCATATTTGGACTAATTTTCTTGATAATGCTTCCCAAAACAAAACTATCTTTCTACAAAATTATGACTGGTTGATTAAAACTGTTTTACGCCAAGAAATCGATGTTAATGACCGTATCGCTGATGAATTTGCAAGAGCTGTTTAA
- the dsh1 gene encoding protein dsh1, with protein MAENKKFSIRKKRECSYPTFRTLYEFNKFFLRYKTEISKIQRRTSSLIQYEEHSSAIFIYYETPQMFDLATKALQTLYNSHTREGETKAASKWYRNPRKDFPSQEAALVRKKKRDALILKKYLLNVDPSLSFRAEGLFTLPSDDLDVYEFFGGENLTLFNQVRVDCQCYIHYLPKLAAFYVRCDSVKNLKVALKRVKHIFYEQVSLIRLERTQPILHLMNFDDYSTSYELFYDRNFPLAKKYKPNSIYLHRLPESIPTPVDSVKINLIRERSFNLLKNFVSASLFNVFLFSGTVFMRVKVGIPLFERLKVGTNKVKNNSVNIAQSFLEPQTRSTFLRYLFSDEVSVKVCHVLKELRSPTGEKLFESFSDDPITAVHFEVMNCKGVQDTLTAIWNTNSGKPSGWYLESTMYKALDVTYYNLNTLSWNLYIEYGHPTQNSTFYKEFISNISMSDDGRIYFMNTRDIKVRSLVVKLKHKYWHLSSGFHLHITRFEAHDMGKVKDIDTDFEPGLQCYQVGSDTSVLRYGLSFWDPKWDYLLADNQHKQQWQAPSYKPLISEFFPMGIEHFIETAQSIVMAVNRSTID; from the exons ATGGCagaaaataagaaattttcaataagaaaaaaac GCGAATGTTCATATCCTACGTTCAGAACCCTTTAtgaatttaacaaattttttttgaggtATAAAACTGAGATTTCGAAAATTCAAAGAAGAACCTCTTCATTAATTCAGTATGAAGAGCACTCAAGT GCTATTTTCATATATTATGAAACCCCACAAATGTTTGACTTGGCTACCAAGGCACTGCAAACACTTTACAACTCCCATACTCGTGAAGGCGAGACAAAGGCAGCTTCCAAATGGTACAGAAATCCCCGAAAAGATTTTCCAAGTCAAGAAGCTGCTTTAgtaagaaagaagaaacgCGATgctttgattttaaaaaaatatttactcAATGTGGATCCTTCTTTGTCATTTCGTGCAGAG GGTTTATTCACATTACCTTCAGATGATTTGGACGTTTACGAATTTTTCGGTGGAGAAAATCTTACTTTATTCAATCAAGTCCGTGTGGATTGCCAATGTTATATCCACTATCTGCCCAAGTTAGCT GCCTTTTATGTTCGATGCGACAGTGTAAAAAACTTAAAGGTTGCTTTGAAGCGAGTCAAACACATTTTTTACGAGCAGGTCTCTTTAATTAGATTAGAAAGGACTCAGCCAATACTGCATCTAATGAATTTTGACGACTACTCAACCTCTTATGAACTGTTTTATGATCGAAACTTCCCATTAGCGAAGAAATACAAGCCAAATTCTATTTATCTGCATCGCCTACCCGAATCGATACCGACTCCTGTCGATAGTGTTAAAATTAACTT GATTCGTGAAAGGAGtttcaatcttttaaaaaatttcgtttcagcatctttatttaatgtttttttattctcaGGTACAGTTTTTATGCGAGTTAAAGTTGGTATACCTCTATTTGAACGACTCAAAGTTGGTACTAATAAGGTGAAAAATAACTCCGTGAACATTGCACAAAGTTTTTTGGAGCCCCAAACACGGTCAACGTTTTTGAGGTATTTATTCTCTGACGAAGTTTCCGTAAAAGTTTGCCATGTTTTAAAAGAGCTCCGTAGTCCCACAGGCGAAAAACTCTTTGAGTCTTTTTCAGATGATCCTATCACAGCCGTACATTTTGAAGTGATGAATTGCAAAGGTGTTCAAGATACATTGACTGCAATATGGAATACTAATTCAGGCAAACCTAGCGGGTGGTATCTTGAAAGTACTATGTACAAAGCCTTGGACGTTACCTATTACAACTTGAA TACGCTTTCATGGAACCTTTACATTGAGTATGGACATCCAACCCAAAACTCAACTTTTTACAAAGAGTTCATATCAAATATTTCTATGTC TGATGATGGAAGAATCTATTTTATGAATACCAGAGACATAAAAGTTCGGAGTCTAGTTGTCAAATTGAAG CATAAATATTGGCATTTATCTTCCGGTTTTCATTTGCATATAACTCGGTTTGAAGCACACGATATGGGCAAAGTTAAAGATATAGATACAGACTTCGAACCTGGTCTCCAATGTTACCAAGTTGGTTCTGACACTTCGGTTCTTCGTTATGGACTCTCGTTTTGGGATCCAAAATGGGATTATCTATTAGCTGATAATCAACATAAACAGCAATGGCAAGCTCCATCTTATAAACCACTGATATCGGAATTTTTCCCTATGGGCATTGAACATTTTATCGAAACGGCACAATCCATTGTTATGGCTGTAAATCGATCTACTattgattaa
- the pex11 gene encoding peroxin pex11, with protein MAVIFENPQYVHVLRMLNSMPARDKTFRALQFVAKLLSWHLFYGGSSLSTVNKWKKLESNISFSRKLFSIGKVLDYICKVYFDSLKLQNPLSGNKSALPTISFTKDVAFAGYATAELIGWFNKTELMPCSHSKQISTIGKQCLAVALLSSCLAGCYELQQNSKKIKSATQEASEKDSTSLQTLQKERKEILFFALQNALDATIPLAELDILKVNDGFVAAAGITTSLMSVYKTWIGSY; from the exons atggCTGTGATCTTTGAAAACCCTCAATATGTTCATGTTTTACGT ATGCTAAATAGCATGCCTGCTAGAGACAAA ACCTTCCGTGCTTTGCAATTTGTCGCGAAGCTTTTATCCTGGCATCTTTTCTACGGCGGTAGCTCTTTAAGTACTGTAAACAAGTGGAAGAAACTGGAATccaatatttctttttcaaggAAATTGTTTAGTATCGGAAAAGTCCTTGATTATATTTGCAAGGTTTACTTTGATAGTCTTAAATTGCAAAATCCATTATCTGGAAATAAGTCTGCTTTACCGACTATCAGCTTCACGAAAGATGTCGCATTTGCCGGCTATGCTACTGCAGAATTAATAGGCTGGTTCAACAAGACTGAATTAATGCCTTGCTCCCATTCAAAGCAGATTTCTACGATTGGAAAGCAATGTCTTGCTGTCGCTCTGCTTTCTTCCTGTTTAGCTGGATGCTATGAGCTACAGCAAAACTCGAAGAAGATCAAGAGTGCAACGCAAGAAGCATCTGAGAAAGATTCGACCAGTTTGCAGACTTTGCAAAA AGAGCGTAAGgaaattttgttctttGCTTTGCAAAACGCTTTGGACGCTACAATTCCTCTTGCCGAACTGGATATCCTTAAGGTTAATGACGGATTCGTGGCTGCTGCTGGTATTACCACGAGTCTTATGAGTGTCTATAAAACATGGATTGGTAGTTACtaa
- the mcp6 gene encoding horsetail movement protein Hrs1/Mcp6, protein MEYQEEASLASAEDSTFIASSPVQSVSEMKSIKQKSFQYFDDYEKNVSDKTIQFQKLQMTAKEIIDAFERDSTQRTLQIESLESKIGEQERDLNNEKLASETLREKTQLLEKENGALKVENGYLYEKSRKLEEEMAHLKKKCNVYKSKFEESSLRCKSLYSSNTKLKDSMETMKRRMETETKEMNKIKPKNDSESDRFKRNSQSLSQQSPLLDVHSPDNSNHRTMLNINNSSPIKPKKIFKPNEVKNRISRLQKTFADLENQHHSFQQICQTLRKRLENDSSTTKQRLSKLEEIIRNRAPPSYSFSLNCSHTYQPVSCVEPVNHDLS, encoded by the coding sequence ATGGAATATCAAGAAGAGGCTTCTCTCGCCTCGGCTGAAGATTCGACTTTCATAGCTTCATCGCCTGTTCAAAGTGTTAGCGAGATGAAGTCTATTAAGCAGAAGAGTTTTCAGTATTTTGATGATTATGAAAAGAATGTCTCAGATAAAACAATTCAATTTCAGAAGCTACAAATGACTgctaaagaaataattgaTGCTTTTGAGCGCGATTCTACTCAACGTACGCTACAAATCGAAAGTTTGGAAAGTAAGATAGGAGAGCAGGAACGGGatttaaacaatgaaaaattgGCTTCAGAAACTTTGAGGGAAAAAACTCAACTgcttgaaaaagaaaatggtgctttaaaagttgaaaacGGCTACCTTTATGAAAAGTCTCGGAAGCTAGAGGAAGAAATGGcgcatttaaaaaaaaaatgcaatgtTTACAAATCTAAATTTGAAGAGTCATCTTTAAGATGCAAGTCTCTTTATAGTAGCAATACAAAACTTAAGGATTCGATGGAAACGATGAAACGGCGTATGGAAACTGAAACcaaagaaatgaataaaataaaaccaaaaaatgattCTGAAAGTGACAGGTTTAAACGAAATTCTCAATCACTTTCACAGCAGTCTCCATTGTTGGACGTTCACTCACCGGATAATTCAAATCACAGAACAATGTTAAACATTAATAATAGTAGTCCTattaaaccaaaaaaaatttttaaaccaaaTGAAGTGAAGAATCGTATTTCTAGATTACAGAAGACCTTCGCCGATTTGGAGAATCAGCATCACTCATTTCAACAAATATGTCAGACATTGCGGAAAAGATTGGAGAATGACTCATCGACTACAAAACAAAGACTTTCAAAACTAGAGGAAATTATACGAAATCGTGCGCCTCCTTCgtattcattttctcttAACTGCTCTCACACTTACCAACCTGTTTCATGCGTTGAACCTGTCAATCACGATCTGAGCTAA
- the cdc13 gene encoding G2/M B-type cyclin Cdc13, protein MTTRRLTRQHLLANTLGNNDENHPSNHIARAKSSLHSSENSLVNGKKATVSSTNVPKKRHALDDVSNFHNKEGVPLASKNTNVRHTTASVSTRRALEEKSIIPATDDEPASKKRRQPSVFNSSVPSLPQHLSTKSHSVSTHGVDAFHKDQATIPKKLKKDVDERVVSKDIPKLHRDSVESPESQDWDDLDAEDWADPLMVSEYVVDIFEYLNELEIETMPSPTYMDRQKELAWKMRGILTDWLIEVHSRFRLLPETLFLAVNIIDRFLSLRVCSLNKLQLVGIAALFIASKYEEVMCPSVQNFVYMADGGYDEEEILQAERYILRVLEFNLAYPNPMNFLRRISKADFYDIQTRTVAKYLVEIGLLDHKLLPYPPSQQCAAAMYLAREMLGRGPWNRNLVHYSGYEEYQLISVVKKMINYLQKPVQHEAFFKKYASKKFMKASLFVRDWIKKNSIPLGDDADEDYTFHKQKRIQHDMKDEEW, encoded by the coding sequence ATGACTACCCGTCGTTTAACTCGCCAGCACCTATTGGCAAATACCTTGGGCAACAATGACGAAAATCATCCTTCAAACCATATTGCCCGTGCAAAAAGCTCTTTGCACTCTTCAGAAAATTCTTTAGTAAATGGCAAGAAAGCCACTGTGTCTTCCACCAACGTTCCTAAGAAGCGTCATGCGTTGGATGATGTTTCCAATTTTCACAACAAAGAAGGTGTTCCATTAGCTAGTAAAAACACAAATGTCAGACACACTACTGCTTCTGTCAGTACCCGTCGTGCTCTCGAGGAAAAGTCTATAATCCCTGCAACAGATGATGAACCCGCTTCCAAGAAGCGTCGCCAACCTTctgtttttaattcatcAGTCCCCTCGTTACCTCAACACTTGTCAACGAAATCACACTCTGTTTCAACCCATGGGGTTGATGCTTTCCATAAGGATCAAGCAactattccaaaaaaattaaagaaagatgTTGATGAACGCGTTGTTTCGAAAGATATTCCCAAACTTCACCGTGATAGTGTTGAGAGTCCCGAATCTCAAGATTGGGATGACTTGGATGCAGAAGATTGGGCTGACCCTCTTATGGTTTCTGAATATGTCgttgatatttttgaatatttgaaTGAGTTGGAAATTGAAACTATGCCCTCTCCTACTTATATGGATCGTCAAAAAGAGCTTGCATGGAAGATGCGTGGAATACTTACCGATTGGTTAATTGAAGTGCATTCTCGTTTCCGACTGCTTCCTGAAACATTGTTTTTGGCCGTAAATATTATTGATAGATTTTTATCATTGCGGGTATGCTCTCTTAACAAACTACAATTGGTTGGCATTGCTGCCTTGTTCATCGCTAGCAAGTATGAGGAGGTGATGTGCCCTTCAGTCCAAAACTTTGTATATATGGCGGATGGTGGGTATGATGAAGAGGAAATTCTTCAAGCCGAGCGCTACATTTTGCGTGTCCTAGAGTTTAATCTTGCTTACCCGAATCCTATGAATTTCCTACGTCGTATCTCAAAAGCCGACTTTTACGATATTCAAACAAGAACTGTTGCAAAGTATCTTGTTGAAATTGGTCTTTTAGATCATAAACTTTTACCTTATCCCCCTTCCCAACAGTGTGCTGCCGCTATGTACCTTGCCAGGGAAATGCTTGGACGTGGACCGTGGAATCGTAATCTTGTGCATTACTCAGGTTATGAGGAGTACCAATTAATTTCCGTTGTTAAGAAGATgattaattatttacaaaagcCTGTTCAACATGAAGCTTTTTTCAAGAAGTATGCCTCCAAAAAGTTTATGAAAGCTAGTCTTTTTGTTCGTGACTGGATCAAGAAGAATTCTATCCCTCTTGGCGATGACGCTGATGAAGATTATACTTTTCACAAGCAAAAACGTATACAACATGACATGAAAGATGAAGAATGGTAA